One part of the Armatimonadota bacterium genome encodes these proteins:
- a CDS encoding YdcF family protein: MERKPGKTKKKRRARWGRITLVAAFLALAAYGWSCWDVYAYSKSTSSKKADAAIVLGAAAWGPKPSPVFAARLDHAAELYKSGQVKKIVVTGGVGRLGGPSEASVGADYLAKHGVAKRDIIQEDISRRTYDNLRNAQKLMVCNGLQSALVVSDPLHMRRAIVSCGALGLPAEPSPTPTSAYKTWESKLKFLLREGSNMLGVRLGLVQ, translated from the coding sequence TTGGAGCGGAAACCGGGGAAGACGAAGAAAAAACGCCGGGCCCGATGGGGCCGGATCACCCTTGTGGCTGCCTTCCTCGCCCTCGCGGCTTACGGTTGGTCGTGTTGGGATGTGTACGCCTACTCCAAATCGACCTCCTCAAAAAAGGCGGATGCCGCCATCGTTTTGGGCGCGGCGGCGTGGGGCCCCAAACCGAGCCCGGTTTTCGCCGCCCGGCTAGACCATGCGGCGGAACTTTACAAATCAGGGCAAGTGAAAAAAATCGTCGTGACGGGCGGGGTGGGGCGCCTAGGCGGTCCGAGCGAGGCATCGGTCGGGGCCGATTACCTGGCCAAACACGGGGTTGCCAAACGCGACATCATCCAAGAAGACATCTCCCGCCGCACCTACGACAACCTCCGTAATGCCCAAAAACTGATGGTGTGCAACGGATTGCAATCTGCCCTTGTCGTCAGCGACCCGCTGCACATGCGGCGGGCCATCGTGTCTTGCGGTGCTTTGGGGTTGCCGGCCGAACCGTCGCCAACCCCCACATCGGCCTACAAAACCTGGGAGTCCAAACTCAAATTCCTCTTGCGAGAGGGCTCCAACATGCTCGGCGTCCGGTTGGGACTGGTTCAGTGA
- a CDS encoding glycosyltransferase family 39 protein, which yields MAARSNWWARNWPWLVLALVGGTVRLWWLATVDTQPVTDFGWYFDRAVGLAQGMGYTTPLGHTAYWPPGFPLFLSLVFRVFGPSLLAAKAANALLTLLCGVLCSAVGFRLTGSRWLGFAAGLVTVLSPGMVAYSGVIASEPLYTCLILGSVYLVLWAQGYPRWGYAGFLAGLATLVRPQAILVPLALAAAPGPQAEHRKPKRWAAVVLCLMVALTTVTPWVVRTWRSHGVVAFVSLNGGDNLWIGHNASATGRYQTPPGKPDTPAGEVANERESRQAALQAIREDPGHSFRLVPAKIAATFASPSDVPYWAFQTTPGKVVVPGMDRQRDLFLAVRSASTVFNVGLLIGAGLGLLAGVLTPSGRRLIVVALPQIVLTAFVAALFFGNGRFALPTIPFQALLAVAGLASVAEWAGKLTPPDPDRYGYNGLG from the coding sequence ATGGCGGCACGGTCGAATTGGTGGGCGAGGAACTGGCCGTGGCTGGTGCTGGCCCTTGTAGGCGGAACTGTCCGCCTTTGGTGGCTAGCCACGGTGGATACGCAGCCGGTGACCGATTTCGGCTGGTACTTTGACCGTGCCGTGGGGCTGGCGCAAGGGATGGGGTACACCACACCGCTCGGCCACACGGCCTATTGGCCACCGGGATTTCCTTTGTTCCTGTCGTTGGTTTTCCGTGTTTTTGGCCCGTCTCTCCTTGCCGCCAAGGCGGCAAATGCCTTGTTGACCCTGCTTTGCGGGGTTTTGTGCTCGGCGGTTGGCTTTCGGTTGACGGGGAGCCGGTGGCTGGGGTTTGCCGCGGGACTGGTGACCGTTTTGAGCCCGGGGATGGTGGCCTACAGCGGGGTCATCGCATCGGAGCCCCTCTACACGTGTTTGATTTTGGGGTCGGTTTATCTGGTCCTGTGGGCGCAGGGGTACCCGAGGTGGGGGTATGCGGGGTTTTTGGCTGGGTTGGCCACTCTGGTGCGTCCACAGGCGATCCTCGTCCCGCTGGCCTTGGCTGCCGCCCCTGGGCCGCAAGCCGAACACCGAAAACCTAAACGGTGGGCAGCGGTCGTCCTGTGCCTGATGGTGGCCCTGACCACGGTGACCCCTTGGGTCGTGCGGACTTGGCGGTCGCACGGTGTGGTGGCATTCGTTTCCCTCAACGGCGGTGACAACCTCTGGATCGGCCACAACGCGTCGGCAACCGGCCGGTACCAAACCCCGCCAGGCAAACCGGATACGCCGGCTGGCGAGGTTGCCAACGAGCGCGAATCCCGGCAAGCGGCTCTCCAGGCGATCCGCGAGGATCCAGGCCACTCGTTCCGCTTGGTCCCGGCCAAAATCGCGGCCACATTTGCCTCGCCAAGCGATGTGCCCTATTGGGCGTTCCAGACCACTCCAGGCAAAGTCGTCGTGCCGGGTATGGATCGGCAACGGGATCTCTTTCTGGCTGTCCGGTCGGCTTCCACCGTATTCAACGTCGGGTTGCTGATCGGGGCGGGATTGGGATTATTGGCGGGAGTGTTGACCCCAAGCGGCCGTCGGCTGATCGTGGTTGCCTTGCCGCAGATTGTTTTGACGGCGTTCGTGGCCGCATTGTTTTTTGGGAACGGCCGGTTTGCCCTGCCCACGATCCCCTTCCAGGCGTTGCTGGCTGTGGCGGGGTTGGCATCGGTAGCCGAATGGGCTGGGAAACTCACGCCTCCCGATCCGGATCGCTATGGTTACAACGGACTCGGTTAG
- a CDS encoding peptidase E translates to MTIFAIGGGAFDSDQPHRAALDRYVLGLASRPNPKICLIPTASGDSLTRIARFNKSVEGLACRPTTCELFRPPSRDLEDFILNQDVIYVSGGSTYNMLALWRAWNLDSILKAAWEQGIPLAGTSAGANCWFRRCSTDSFHGELSPMDGLGWIPLDFCPHYDEEPERRPSLAAMVANGSMGQTLACDGGAGCLFSGREFVKVLSVNPQSAAYWVDHGGERRIDPEILDDA, encoded by the coding sequence ATGACGATCTTTGCGATTGGCGGAGGGGCTTTCGATTCCGACCAGCCGCACCGGGCGGCCCTGGATCGGTACGTTTTGGGGTTGGCTTCCCGCCCAAATCCCAAAATTTGCCTGATCCCGACGGCATCGGGCGATTCCTTGACGCGCATCGCTCGCTTCAACAAATCGGTTGAAGGGTTAGCCTGCCGCCCCACCACCTGCGAACTCTTCCGACCACCAAGCCGCGACCTCGAAGATTTCATCCTGAACCAAGACGTGATCTATGTGAGTGGGGGCTCGACATACAACATGCTTGCGCTTTGGCGGGCTTGGAATCTCGATTCGATTCTGAAAGCCGCGTGGGAGCAAGGCATTCCGCTTGCCGGTACCTCGGCAGGGGCGAACTGTTGGTTCCGGCGGTGCAGCACGGATTCGTTCCATGGAGAGTTGTCTCCCATGGATGGGCTCGGCTGGATCCCCCTCGACTTTTGCCCCCATTACGACGAGGAGCCGGAAAGGCGACCGAGTTTGGCGGCCATGGTGGCCAATGGGTCGATGGGGCAAACCCTGGCCTGCGATGGGGGGGCCGGATGCCTGTTTTCGGGAAGGGAATTCGTCAAAGTGCTTTCGGTCAACCCGCAATCGGCCGCATACTGGGTCGACCATGGCGGCGAACGCCGGATCGACCCCGAAATCCTTGATGACGCTTGA
- a CDS encoding metallophosphoesterase family protein, translating into MKPIFASGIALFSIATYFAVAMPKSTVPAAEDTTPSRVLLTWGNDPATTAVVTWRTEAVSGGAELQYAVASADPRFVSNTSSAKAVSQNVDLAEGGSAYYHTASLTGLKPDTRYSYRVGDGVKWSEWYDFKTASSQPKPFTFVYFGDAQNDIKSMWSRVVRQSAKDAPYADFMLHAGDLINVAEADHEWAEWFYAGGWLHATVPSIATPGNHEYKNGLSKLWRPQFHYPHNGVAGLEDTNYYFDYQGARIISLNSNEKTAEQAVWLDKTLDATKANWVIVTFHHPMYSTANGRDNKALRELWLPILLKHKVDLVLQGHDHSYGRMNLPSGVSTKKGTTYLVVSVSGPKQYNVGDDAKDRMTKLGEYKQLYQVIRVAPDTIKYEARLATGELYDSFEIKK; encoded by the coding sequence GTGAAACCGATTTTCGCATCTGGCATCGCTCTGTTCAGCATCGCAACTTACTTTGCGGTCGCCATGCCCAAATCGACCGTTCCCGCCGCCGAGGACACGACGCCCAGCCGGGTTTTGCTCACTTGGGGCAACGATCCTGCGACGACGGCCGTGGTCACCTGGCGCACCGAAGCGGTTTCAGGTGGGGCTGAATTGCAGTATGCCGTCGCCTCCGCCGATCCTCGGTTTGTATCCAACACGTCAAGCGCAAAGGCGGTTTCCCAAAATGTCGACTTGGCCGAAGGTGGGTCGGCCTACTACCACACGGCTAGTCTGACGGGCCTCAAACCCGACACCAGGTATTCCTACCGGGTTGGCGACGGGGTCAAGTGGAGCGAGTGGTACGACTTTAAAACGGCGAGTTCCCAACCCAAGCCGTTCACCTTCGTCTATTTCGGCGACGCGCAAAACGATATCAAGTCGATGTGGAGCCGGGTTGTCCGGCAATCGGCCAAAGATGCGCCTTATGCCGATTTTATGCTGCATGCGGGCGATCTGATCAACGTGGCCGAAGCCGATCACGAATGGGCGGAGTGGTTTTATGCGGGCGGATGGTTGCACGCGACCGTGCCCAGCATCGCGACGCCGGGCAACCACGAATACAAAAACGGGCTGAGCAAACTGTGGCGGCCACAATTCCATTACCCGCACAACGGGGTCGCGGGGCTGGAAGACACAAACTACTATTTTGATTACCAAGGCGCTCGGATCATCAGTTTGAATTCGAACGAAAAGACGGCCGAGCAAGCGGTTTGGCTGGACAAAACCCTCGATGCCACCAAGGCCAATTGGGTGATTGTGACGTTCCACCACCCGATGTACAGCACGGCCAACGGGCGCGACAACAAGGCCCTGCGCGAACTGTGGCTGCCGATCCTGCTCAAACACAAGGTCGATTTGGTTCTGCAAGGGCACGACCACAGCTATGGACGAATGAACCTCCCCAGCGGGGTCAGCACCAAAAAAGGCACGACCTACCTGGTTGTTTCGGTCAGCGGCCCTAAACAGTACAACGTGGGCGACGACGCCAAAGACCGTATGACCAAACTCGGGGAGTACAAGCAGCTTTACCAGGTGATTCGCGTGGCCCCGGATACGATCAAATACGAGGCCCGCTTGGCCACCGGCGAGCTCTATGACTCGTTCGAGATCAAGAAATGA
- a CDS encoding transglutaminase domain-containing protein — MLLAVALGINLTNLGDVDLAGPLHMETTKANSVVITEEHTMAAPNIWMITWGVGFGTCPSDEGQTLDDLEISAYGVRYGVRKIFDQYGSQYWLLEAPANDRTRTTLTIRFKATLTLNRRILKEGPPEKEPTLPNRSSWLRIDEPEDAAVAQKWIQSRGLRRIDGERDVVFAKRVLEHIQKGFRYKFIENGERGVPACVRNGFGACGELNALAVDILRLNGIPARLRQGRNAGTNVAWGPETTNSYHVAAEFWGEGIGWIPIEASATGPDSNERGLELKPFLGVANGDHVSKHYNFVHLDSQTRSFQSQDWVFGRWEGTWDGWKVTGQYGVSFTPLVNR; from the coding sequence GTGTTGCTCGCCGTTGCCCTAGGAATCAACCTCACCAATCTCGGAGACGTGGACCTCGCGGGGCCGCTTCATATGGAAACGACCAAAGCGAATTCCGTCGTGATTACCGAGGAACACACGATGGCGGCACCAAATATATGGATGATCACCTGGGGCGTTGGGTTTGGCACGTGCCCATCGGACGAAGGCCAGACTTTGGACGACCTTGAGATTTCAGCATATGGCGTGCGATACGGGGTCAGGAAGATTTTCGACCAGTACGGCAGCCAATATTGGCTGCTCGAAGCCCCGGCCAACGACCGGACGCGGACTACGCTCACGATACGGTTCAAAGCCACCCTGACCCTCAACCGCCGGATCCTCAAGGAGGGCCCCCCTGAAAAGGAGCCGACTTTACCGAACCGCTCTTCCTGGCTGAGGATCGACGAACCTGAAGATGCTGCAGTAGCCCAAAAATGGATTCAGAGCCGGGGTCTCCGCCGAATCGATGGCGAGCGCGACGTCGTCTTCGCCAAACGGGTTCTGGAACACATCCAGAAGGGTTTCCGATACAAGTTCATCGAGAATGGCGAACGGGGGGTTCCCGCGTGCGTTCGCAACGGGTTCGGGGCCTGCGGCGAGCTCAACGCCCTGGCTGTCGACATTTTGCGGTTGAACGGCATCCCTGCCCGGCTCCGCCAGGGCCGGAATGCCGGGACGAATGTGGCTTGGGGCCCCGAAACCACCAACAGCTACCATGTGGCGGCCGAATTCTGGGGCGAAGGCATCGGATGGATCCCCATCGAAGCCTCGGCCACTGGACCAGATTCCAATGAAAGGGGGTTAGAACTCAAACCCTTCCTGGGAGTTGCAAACGGCGACCATGTGTCCAAGCACTACAATTTTGTCCACCTTGACAGTCAAACGCGCTCATTCCAAAGCCAAGATTGGGTTTTTGGGCGTTGGGAAGGCACGTGGGATGGGTGGAAGGTAACCGGCCAGTACGGCGTTTCCTTCACTCCCTTGGTCAACCGGTGA
- a CDS encoding ParB/RepB/Spo0J family partition protein, translated as MRRALGKGLSQLLGEQAEESANVLPVGSIKTNSRQPRTQFDDEKIAELAASIREFGVLQPLIVRPLAEGEYELIAGERRLRASKLAGLAEVPVIVRAASAQASLEIALIENVQREDITPMECALAYRKLADEFGLSQEQIAQRVGKSRVAISNTMRLLKLPERITQAIYSGELSEGHARALLMVESPVRQAALFERIIREGLSVREAEKLARSVESPRLGGQKPRSVSAPAHSDPNWLALEQGLSEYFGTPVQLAADKVGGKMTISFYSDEDLQRILDVLGVSL; from the coding sequence ATGAGGCGTGCACTTGGTAAGGGACTTTCGCAACTCTTAGGCGAACAGGCTGAAGAATCGGCCAATGTGCTCCCGGTAGGTTCGATCAAAACGAACTCCCGCCAACCCCGGACGCAGTTCGACGACGAAAAAATCGCCGAGCTCGCCGCCTCCATCCGCGAATTCGGGGTCTTGCAACCCCTTATCGTCCGTCCTCTGGCAGAAGGCGAGTACGAATTGATTGCCGGTGAGCGGCGGCTCCGCGCTTCCAAACTCGCCGGCTTGGCCGAAGTGCCGGTCATCGTGCGGGCGGCAAGCGCCCAGGCCTCGCTGGAAATCGCCTTGATTGAAAATGTCCAGCGGGAGGACATCACGCCGATGGAATGCGCCCTGGCCTACCGCAAGCTTGCCGATGAGTTCGGGCTCAGCCAGGAACAGATCGCCCAGAGGGTCGGCAAGTCTCGGGTTGCGATTTCCAACACCATGCGGCTCCTCAAGCTTCCGGAGCGGATCACTCAGGCGATATATTCGGGCGAACTGAGCGAAGGCCACGCCCGGGCCTTGCTGATGGTGGAATCGCCCGTCCGCCAGGCCGCCCTGTTCGAAAGGATCATCCGGGAGGGGCTCAGCGTCCGCGAAGCCGAAAAGCTGGCCCGATCGGTCGAATCGCCGCGACTTGGTGGCCAAAAACCCCGGAGCGTCTCCGCACCAGCCCATTCAGACCCGAACTGGCTGGCCCTGGAGCAGGGGCTGAGCGAATACTTCGGCACTCCGGTGCAACTCGCGGCCGACAAGGTCGGCGGGAAGATGACCATTTCGTTTTACAGCGACGAGGATTTGCAGCGGATCCTGGATGTGCTGGGAGTCTCCCTCTAA